A window of the Chlorocebus sabaeus isolate Y175 chromosome 8, mChlSab1.0.hap1, whole genome shotgun sequence genome harbors these coding sequences:
- the CTSB gene encoding cathepsin B: MWRLWASLCCLLALGDARSRPSFHPLSDELVNYVNKRNTTWQAGHNFYNVDVSYLKRLCGTFLGGPKPPQRVMFTEDLKLPESFDAREQWPQCPTIKEIRDQGSCGSCWAFGAVEAISDRICIHTNAHVSVEVSAEDLLTCCGIMCGDGCNGGYPAGAWNFWTRKGLVSGGLYDSHVGCRPYSIPPCEHHVNGSRPPCTGEGDTPKCSKICEPGYSPTYKQDKHYGYNSYSVSNSEKDIMAEIYKNGPVEGAFSVYSDFLLYKSGVYQHVTGEMMGGHAIRILGWGVENGTPYWLVANSWNTDWGDNGFFKILRGQDHCGIESEVVAGIPRTDQYWEKI, from the exons ATGTGGCGGCTCTGGGCCTCCCTCTGCTGCCTGCTGGCGTTGGGCGATGCCCGGAGCAGGCCCTCTTTCCATCCCCTGTCAGATGAGCTGGTCAACTATGTCAACAAACGGAACACCACGTGGCAG GCCGGGCACAACTTCTACAACGTGGACGTGAGCTACTTGAAGAGGCTGTGCGGTACCTTCCTGGGTGGGCCCAAGCCGCCCCAGAG AGTTATGTTTACTGAGGACCTGAAGCTGCCTGAAAGCTTCGATGCACGGGAACAATGGCCACAGTGTCCCACCATCAAAGAGATCAGAGACCAGGGCTCCTGTGGCTCCTGCTGG GCCTTTGGGGCTGTGGAAGCCATCTCTGACCGGATCTGCATCCACACTAATGCGCACGTCAGCGTGGAGGTGTCGGCGGAGGACCTGCTCACCTGCTGTGGCATCATGTGTGGGGACGG CTGTAATGGCGGCTATCCTGCTGGAGCTTGGAACTTCTGGACAAGAAAAGGCCTGGTTTCTGGTGGCCTCTATGACTCCCATGTAG GGTGCAGACCGTACTCCATCCCTCCCTGTGAGCACCACGTCAACGGCTCCCGGCCCCCGTGCACGGGCGAGGGTGATACCCCCAAGTGTAGCAAGATCTGTGAGCCTGGCTACAGCCCAACCTACAAACAGGACAAGCACTACG GCTACAATTCCTACAGTGTCTCCAATAGCGAGAAGGACATCATGGCCGAGATCTACAAAAACGGCCCCGTGGAGGGCGCTTTCTCTGTGTATTCGGACTTCCTGCTGTACAAGTCAG GAGTGTACCAACACGTCACCGGAGAGATGATGGGCGGCCATGCCATCCGCATCCTGGGCTGGGGAGTGGAGAACGGCACACCATACTGGCTGGTTGCCAACTCCTGGAACACTGACTGGGGTGACAATG GCTTCTTTAAAATCCTCAGAGGACAGGATCACTGTGGAATCGAATCAGAAGTGGTGGCTGGAATTCCACGCACCGATCAGTACTGGGAAAAGATCTAA